The SAR202 cluster bacterium genomic sequence CGCGCTGCCGTTTTTAGACATCGTGCTGATACTGACGGTGAACCCGGGATTCGGCGGGCAGAAGATGATACCGCAGGCGCTGGAGAAGGTGCGTCGGCTGCGCCGGATGGCGTCGGAGCGGGGGTGCGAGGTGGAGATAGAGGTGGACGGGGGGGTGAACGCGGAGACGGTGGGGGAGGTGGTGAGGGCGGGGGCGGACACGATGGTGGCCGGGAGCGCGGTGTTCAATAAGAAGGAGCCGGTAAGGGAGGCGATGGGGAGGCTGAGGGAGGCCCTTCGACAGGCTCAGGGCAAGCCCCCCCCCGAAACGGGTAGAGGGAGCTGCTAAGCGGCGGCCTTGGTTTTGGACGGCTTATGCAGGCTGCGGAGGCAGCGGGTGCAGATTTTGACCTTTTTGTAGTCGCCGTTGACTTCTATGGTGTGCTTGTGGATGTTGGGCATGAAGCGGGTGTTGGTGCGGCGCTTGGAGTGGGAGACGTTATGGC encodes the following:
- the rpmB gene encoding 50S ribosomal protein L28, with the protein product MDMKCQLCGKIGVAGHNVSHSKRRTNTRFMPNIHKHTIEVNGDYKKVKICTRCLRSLHKPSKTKAAA